One window of Bacteroidota bacterium genomic DNA carries:
- a CDS encoding VOC family protein encodes MNTIGYFEIQSSNPNREIDFYKKVFGWNFIREYSVPIEYYRIETESLFGGLLQRPVKTPPAEFGTNAFTCSIQVSNFDETAKKILQYGGSIAMPKFSIPNRCYQGYFLDADYNAFGIFEVNENA; translated from the coding sequence ATGAATACAATAGGATATTTTGAAATTCAATCATCGAATCCAAACAGAGAAATAGATTTTTACAAAAAAGTATTTGGTTGGAATTTCATAAGAGAGTACAGTGTTCCAATTGAATATTATAGAATAGAAACAGAAAGCTTATTTGGTGGATTATTACAAAGACCAGTAAAAACACCACCAGCCGAGTTCGGAACAAATGCATTTACATGTTCAATTCAAGTGAGTAATTTTGATGAAACTGCAAAAAAAATACTTCAATACGGAGGAAGTATTGCAATGCCAAAATTTTCAATACCGAACAGATGTTATCAAGGCTACTTTTTGGACGCAGACTATAATGCATTTGGTATTTTTGAGGTTAACGAAAACGCATAA
- a CDS encoding DUF4287 domain-containing protein — translation MSFQAYIDNIKAKTGKTPDDFKKLATEKGFIIDGKLNPDIKATEITNWLKEEFELGHGHAMAIFATLKGIKK, via the coding sequence ATGTCCTTTCAAGCATACATCGACAATATTAAAGCCAAAACAGGGAAGACACCTGATGACTTTAAAAAATTAGCAACAGAAAAAGGATTCATCATTGATGGAAAACTTAATCCAGATATAAAAGCTACTGAAATTACAAACTGGCTTAAAGAGGAATTTGAATTAGGACACGGACACGCAATGGCAATTTTTGCAACTTTAAAAGGGATAAAAAAATAA